One region of Osmia lignaria lignaria isolate PbOS001 chromosome 7, iyOsmLign1, whole genome shotgun sequence genomic DNA includes:
- the LOC117609481 gene encoding dolichyldiphosphatase 1 isoform X2 — MRILVRLKIKNTTIFILHCDVFGKLLALISLIPFAIIAGFITLILFRRDLHTIVFFSGVIINEFINFILKHTICEARPMRRDSIYVEYGMPSMHAQFMWFFAAYITLFICIRLHYNNNSSISERFWRITIIAGCIIIAILVTYSRVYLLYHSISQVLCGAFVGIILGIVWFIVTHVVLTPMFPIVVSWRISEYLLLRDTTLIPNILWFEYTNIRTEARARSRKLVSMKSQ, encoded by the exons ATGCGCATACTTGTGAGACTGAAGATAAAGAATACTACAATATTTATATTGCATT gtgatgtttttggaaaattattagCTTTAATAAGCTTGATACCTTTTGCTATCATAGCTGGTTTTATAACTTTGATTCTCTTTAGAAGAGATTTACATACA attGTATTTTTTAGCGGAGttataattaatgaatttataaattttatattgaaacatACAATATGCGAAGCAAGACCTATGAGAAGAGACAGCATCTATGTTGAATATGGTATGCCATCGATGCATGCACAGTTTATGTGGTTCTTTGCTGCATACATAACACTTTTTATATGCATCAG GTTACATTATAACAATAATAGCAGTATTTCAGAAAGATTTTGGAGAATTACTATTATAGCTGGTTGTATAATTATTGCTATTCTAGTGACATACAGTAGGGTTTACTTATTATATCATTCAATTTCTCAAGTTTTATGCGGCGCATTCGTAGGAATTATATTGGGAATAGTATGGTTTATAGTTACACATGTAGTTCTTACACCAATGTTTCCTATCGTTGTTTCATG GCGGATATCAGAGTATCTACTATTACGCGATACAACGTTAATTCCTAATATTCTTTGGTTCGAGTATACAAATATTCGTACAGAGGCACGAGCACGTTCAAGGAAACTCGTATCGATGAAATCGCAATGA
- the LOC117609481 gene encoding dolichyldiphosphatase 1 isoform X1 has product MASLDDELFHQVKSRLIDAVEKPEWVPLSLTLVEYPQGDVFGKLLALISLIPFAIIAGFITLILFRRDLHTIVFFSGVIINEFINFILKHTICEARPMRRDSIYVEYGMPSMHAQFMWFFAAYITLFICIRLHYNNNSSISERFWRITIIAGCIIIAILVTYSRVYLLYHSISQVLCGAFVGIILGIVWFIVTHVVLTPMFPIVVSWRISEYLLLRDTTLIPNILWFEYTNIRTEARARSRKLVSMKSQ; this is encoded by the exons ATGGCATCGTTAGACGACGAATTATTTCATCAAGTTAAATCACGTCTCATAGATGCTGTCGAAAAACCAGAATGGGTTCCTTTATCTCTTACTTTAGTCGAATATCCCCAAG gtgatgtttttggaaaattattagCTTTAATAAGCTTGATACCTTTTGCTATCATAGCTGGTTTTATAACTTTGATTCTCTTTAGAAGAGATTTACATACA attGTATTTTTTAGCGGAGttataattaatgaatttataaattttatattgaaacatACAATATGCGAAGCAAGACCTATGAGAAGAGACAGCATCTATGTTGAATATGGTATGCCATCGATGCATGCACAGTTTATGTGGTTCTTTGCTGCATACATAACACTTTTTATATGCATCAG GTTACATTATAACAATAATAGCAGTATTTCAGAAAGATTTTGGAGAATTACTATTATAGCTGGTTGTATAATTATTGCTATTCTAGTGACATACAGTAGGGTTTACTTATTATATCATTCAATTTCTCAAGTTTTATGCGGCGCATTCGTAGGAATTATATTGGGAATAGTATGGTTTATAGTTACACATGTAGTTCTTACACCAATGTTTCCTATCGTTGTTTCATG GCGGATATCAGAGTATCTACTATTACGCGATACAACGTTAATTCCTAATATTCTTTGGTTCGAGTATACAAATATTCGTACAGAGGCACGAGCACGTTCAAGGAAACTCGTATCGATGAAATCGCAATGA